ATTTGCAGATTGACGCTGTTACCATTAGTGCGTCTCTGCTGCATGATGTAGTCGAAGATACAAATTATTCATTAGTCGAACTTGAAAAGCATTTCAGTAAAGAAATTGCTTTATTAGTGGATGGGGTTACAAAATTAAGCCGGATCGAATATAAGTCAAAAGAAGAACAACAATTAGAGAACTATCGCAAGATGTTTTTGGCTATGGCTAAAGACATTCGAGTTGTTTTAATTAAATTAGCAGACCGGCTACATAATATGAGAACCCTCAAACATATGCCTGAATTAAAGCAGCGCAAAATTGCCCGAGAGACATTAGAAATTTTTGCTCCATTGGCTCATCGATTAGGGATTTCTAATGTCAAATGGGAACTTGAAGATTTGGCATTGAGATATCTAGAACCGCAGAAGTATTACGAATTGGTCGAAAAAGTAAAGCAAAAGCGTAAAGAACGTGAATTGCTCATCAACGAATCCATTCAAATTCTCACAGAACGTTTAGGGGCTGTGAGCATTACAGCCGATATTGAAGGACGTCCTAAACATTTTTACAGCATCTACAAAAAAATGCAAAAAGGCAATAAAGATTTAAGTGAAATATATGATCTATCAGCCATAAGAATATTAGTAGATAGTGTAAAAGATTGTTATGGAGCGCTAGGTATTGTCCATACGTTATGGAAGCCTATACCTGGCAGGTTTAAGGATTATATTGCCATGCCTAAGTCCAATATGTATCAATCGTTGCATACCACGGTTATTGGTACGCAGGGGCAACCGCTGGAGATTCAAATAAGAACTTGGACTATGCATCAAGTATCCGAATATGGTATTGCTGCACACTGGCGTTATAAAGAGGGCGGCAAAGGCGCTAATAAAGAATTTGATCAAAAGCTTTCATGGCTTCGCCAATTGTTAGAATGGCAGCAAGAGCTTCGGGACCCTAGGGAGTTTATGGATGCCTTGAAATTGGATGTATTTGCAGATGAGGTATTTGTTTTTACCCCTAAAGGCGATGTGCTTGATCTTCCTGCCGGTTCGATTCCAATCGATTTTGCTTACCGGATTCATACTGATGTTGGGCATCGTTGTGTCGGTGCAAAGATTAATGGCAAAATTGTTCCGCTTGAATATAAATTGGTGAATGGCGATATTGTAGAAATTATTACAAGCAAGCAGAATAATGGTCCTAGTCGTGATTGGCTAAACATCGTTGGTTCTTCAGAAACCCGTAATAAAATTAGACAATGGTTTAAAAAGGAAAAGCGCGAAGAAAACATTGCTAAAGGCCGGGAACTTATTGAGAAGGAAAGCAAAAAGTTAGGTTATGATTGGAAGGAATTGACCAAGGGAGATCGGTTAATTGAAGTTGCCAAGAAGCTTAATATCCTGAATGAAGAAGATTTGCTGTCGGCATTAGGTTTTGGCGGTGTAACCATTCATGGAGTTATGACTAAGCTTATTGAGTTTCACAAGAAAGAGGTACGTAGTACAACACCACCTGATATTTCACAGATTTTAGCTGGACTGAAACCTAAAAACAGTAAGCGTAAATCAAGTCATGGCATTCTTGTTGAAGGTGAGTCAGGGTTGATGGTACGATTAGCTCGGTGCTGTAATCCAATCCCTGGTGATGTTATTGTTGGTTACATTACTCGCGGCAGGGGTGTGTCGGTTCACCGGGCGGATTGTCCTAATATATTGAATCAGCCGGATGAATACGAACGAATGATTGAAGTGAATTGGGACATCAATACCGAGAATGTATATAAAGTAACGATCGAGATTAGTTGTGTGGATCGAGCGGGTATACTATCAGAATTAATGATGATTCCTTCTGAAACAAAAACTAATATTAGCTCGATTAATGCCAGAACCCACAAGAATAAAACTGCTACTATCACTATGATTTTAGAAATTGGAAATTCAAGCCAGTTGGAGAATATTATGACGAAATTACGACGTGTTAAGGATGTATTCAGTGTATATCGCAGTATTCCGAATATGGGAGCAACTGGTATTAATTAGCCGTCAGTAACAGCAATGGAGGAATTTCAACATGCAAATTACTCAGATGCAAGTAGGACATATTGGGACAAATTGCTATATCGTAACTTGTAATGAAACAAATCATACTGCTGTGATAGATCCAGGCGGTAATGCTGAAGATATTTTGGCTTACCTGAACCGGGAGCAGAGCAAACTAATTTACATTATTAATACTC
This portion of the Sporomusaceae bacterium FL31 genome encodes:
- a CDS encoding (p)ppGpp synthetase; translation: MGSDTAARINSIIKQIQSYQSDAPVELVMKAYEFARDAHTGQLRVSGEEYIIHPLGVAQILADLQIDAVTISASLLHDVVEDTNYSLVELEKHFSKEIALLVDGVTKLSRIEYKSKEEQQLENYRKMFLAMAKDIRVVLIKLADRLHNMRTLKHMPELKQRKIARETLEIFAPLAHRLGISNVKWELEDLALRYLEPQKYYELVEKVKQKRKERELLINESIQILTERLGAVSITADIEGRPKHFYSIYKKMQKGNKDLSEIYDLSAIRILVDSVKDCYGALGIVHTLWKPIPGRFKDYIAMPKSNMYQSLHTTVIGTQGQPLEIQIRTWTMHQVSEYGIAAHWRYKEGGKGANKEFDQKLSWLRQLLEWQQELRDPREFMDALKLDVFADEVFVFTPKGDVLDLPAGSIPIDFAYRIHTDVGHRCVGAKINGKIVPLEYKLVNGDIVEIITSKQNNGPSRDWLNIVGSSETRNKIRQWFKKEKREENIAKGRELIEKESKKLGYDWKELTKGDRLIEVAKKLNILNEEDLLSALGFGGVTIHGVMTKLIEFHKKEVRSTTPPDISQILAGLKPKNSKRKSSHGILVEGESGLMVRLARCCNPIPGDVIVGYITRGRGVSVHRADCPNILNQPDEYERMIEVNWDINTENVYKVTIEISCVDRAGILSELMMIPSETKTNISSINARTHKNKTATITMILEIGNSSQLENIMTKLRRVKDVFSVYRSIPNMGATGIN